In Tripterygium wilfordii isolate XIE 37 chromosome 23, ASM1340144v1, whole genome shotgun sequence, one genomic interval encodes:
- the LOC119993261 gene encoding receptor-like protein 13 translates to MGPKWICVMVIIWVSIDGGWCHGCWEQERLALLQLKPLFNQLDWLEGEETSDCCKWGSVKCNPATGRVITLSLSRTLNSPVLYINASLFLPFEELNILYLSFNNIVGCIENEGFEILSSRLNNLEVLDLGQNSFNQSMLGCLSGISSLRTLYLDNNGMSSIPSDQSNGFGRLSRLSNLEFLDLSSNYFDNSIISSLHDLSNLKVLNLENNQLKGTIRTHEFFGLNNLEELHMSGNKIEGFGSLQGKRTLNKLRVLDLGSQQNNTSIHLQSLGSIPNLRTLVLTNNYLNGTTTTQELGNLSALEELFLDGSILRTDFLQSIRSLNSLRVLSLGSCGLKGILPNEGWCELKNLQELYLNSNELEGTLPQCLRNLSSLRYMDLSSNQFNGNIASTPISNLISLEVLWLLGNDIEVPMSLKPLANLSNLKDFYADNIVQDLDSQFWIPRFQLRKLIFRSSLFKKSKPHLPNFLYHQNDLERIYLMGCEFGGVFPTWLLENNTSLDDIVLGGNYFTGPLLLPSHSNLHLSGIDISDNQVQGQIPTNLSVIFPNLQSLRMSGNFFLGEIPASLVEMESLELLDLSNNQFSGGILWQSDKQRSSLKFIKLSNNRLHGRIRSY, encoded by the exons ATGGGACCAAAGTGGATATGTGTTATGGTAATTATATGGGTATCAATAGATGGTGGGTGGTGCCATGGGTGTTGGGAGCAGGAGAGACTTGCTCTCTTGCAACTCAAGCCTTTATTCAATCAGCTAGACTGGTTGGAGGGTGAGGAGACTTCAGACTGTTGTAAGTGGGGATCGGTTAAGTGCAATCCTGCCACAGGACGAGTAATTACACTCTCCCTTAGTAGAACATTGAACTCGCCGGTGTTGTACATCAATGCCTCTCTGTTTCTCCCGTTTGAAGAACTGAATATACTTTACTTGTCGTTCAATAATATAGTTGGCTGTATTGAGAATGAAG GATTTGAAATATTATCGTCAAGGTTGAACAATCTAGAGGTGCTTGATTTGGGTCAAAACTCATTCAACCAGAGCATGTTAGGATGTCTGAGTGGGATTTCATCTCTTAGGACTCTTTATCTAGACAATAATGGAATGAGTTCAATTCCATCGGATCAAAGCAATG GTTTTGGAAGACTGTCCAGGTTGAGCAATTTGGAGTTTCTTGATTTGAGCTCTAATTATTTCGACAACAGCATCATATCGTCTCTGCATGATCTTTCTAACTTAAAAGTTTTAAATCTGGAAAACAATCAATTGAAGGGAACAATTCGTACGCATG AATTCTTCGGTCTGAACAACTTGGAGGAGTTACACATGAGCGGGAATAAGATTGAAGGCTTTGGATCTCTTCAAG GCAAAAGAACTTTGAACAAGTTAAGAGTTCTTGATCTAGGAAGCCAACAAAACAATACAAGCATTCACCTGCAATCATTAGGGTCAATCCCAAACCTCAGAACACTAGTTCTTACAAATAATTACTTAAACGGAACTACAACTACTCAAG agttgggcaatttgagTGCGTTGGAAGAATTGTTCCTGGATGGTTCTATTCTACGCACAGACTTTCTCCAAAGCATTAGATCATTGAATTCTCTAAGAGTTTTAAGTTTGGGAAGTTGTGGACTCAAGGGAATCCTGCCTAATGAAG GCTGGTGTGAATTGAAGAACTTGCAAGAACTTTATCTCAATTCAAATGAACTTGAAGGGACACTCCCACAATGTTTACGAAATTTGTCATCTCTTCGATACATGGATCTCTCTTCCAATCAATTCAATGGAAATATTGCCTCCACTCCCATATCCAATCTCATTTCTCTTGAAGTCCTCTGGCTGCTAGGGAATGACATTGAAGTCCCAATGTCATTAAAGCCATTGGCAAATCTCTCAAATCTTAAGGATTTCTATGCTGATAACATTGTTCAAGATCTTGATAGCCAATTCTGGATTCCAAGATTTCAACTACggaaattgatttttaggagTTCTCTattcaagaaatcaaaaccACATCTTCCCAATTTCCTCTATCATCAAAATGATTTGGAGAGGATTTATCTAATGGGTTGTGAGTTTGGAGGTGTGTTCCCAACTTGGTTGCTTGAGAATAACACATCATTAGATGATATTGTTTTGGGTGGTAACTACTTTACGGGCCCATTGTTATTGCCATCACATTCGAATCTACATCTCTCTGGGATAGATATATCTGACAACCAGGTACAAGGTCAAATTCCTACAAATCTAAGTGTCATTTTTCCAAATCTGCAGTCCTTACGTATGTCTGGAAATTTTTTCCTTGGCGAGATCCCTGCTAGCTTGGTTGAGATGGAGTCATTAGAACTTTTGGACTTATCTAACAATCAATTTTCTGGAGGAATATTATGGCAGTCTGACAAGCAGAGGTCCTCATTGAAGTTTATTAAACTATCAAACAACAGATTGCATGGGCGTATACGGTCTTACTGA
- the LOC119993268 gene encoding succinate dehydrogenase subunit 7B, mitochondrial-like, with translation MAFLLNRTSIASHFRSRSPLESEDALALSRRGFHIGPGPREKALLAEDPSLKRFKSHKKTVWRLKRVGDVVTVIVVAGCCYEIYVKALMREEARKQATTASGSS, from the exons ATGGCCTTCCTACTGAACAGAACCTCCATTGCTTCGCACTTCCGATCCCGTTCTCCG CTCGAGTCAGAGGACGCGCTTGCTCTGTCCCGTCGTGGATTTCACATCGGACCAGGGCCTCGTGAGAAAGCT CTCTTGGCAGAGGACCCTTCACTTAAGCGGTTCAAATCTCATAAAAAGACTGTGTGGAGActgaaaagagttggtgatgTCGTCACTGTCATTGTTGTAGCAG GATGTTGCTATGAAATCTACGTTAAGGCACTAATGCGAGAAGAAGCTAGGAAACAGGCAACAACTGCGAGTGGAAGTTCATAA
- the LOC119993264 gene encoding WAT1-related protein At4g30420-like, producing the protein MGWLDAYSKPVMALVALQTTYAGVTLLAKAAFSDGLKPMVYLVYRAAIATLFMAPIAYFSSRSSTVHVSLGFRSFFWLFVASLFGTVCNQVTYFSGLKLSSPTVASTTVNLIPAVTFVLATIAGLEKINIRSIRSIAKIGGTIVCVGGAISVASLKGPKILNTEFVPLNSSFGIGGDTWLIGCLLLFMSNFCWSVWLIVQVKVTANCPDHLVATFWICFMGLLQMAVLSLFIEPDIQAYKLHSNIEYICCLFAGMASVVSVFGQSWCISQRGPLFCAMFNPLSTVIVAILAAIFLHDQIYIGSLAGAIAVITGLYVVLWGKAEDIKVIKQEKADPEIQNDQRSTSQGPSYEPPERNVVEDLKEPLITHIR; encoded by the exons ATGGGATGGCTGGATGCTTACAGCAAGCCTGTAATGGCACTTGTAGCACTTCAAACAACTTATGCCGGAGTCACTCTCCTCGCAAAGGCCGCGTTTTCCGATGGTCTGAAACCAATGGTCTATTTGGTCTACAGGGCGGCGATTGCCACTTTGTTCATGGCACCAATTGCTTATTTTTCAAGCAG GAGTTCAACTGTCCATGTTTCTTTGGGATTCAGAAGCTTTTTTTGGCTGTTTGTCGCCTCTCTTTTTGG AACGGTGTGTAATCAGGTCACATATTTCTCGGGCCTAAAATTATCGTCCCCAACTGTAGCAAGCACAACTGTGAATCTGATTCCAGCAGTTACTTTTGTGTTGGCAACCATTGCAGG CTTGGAGAAAATTAACATCAGAAGCATAAGAAGTATTGCCAAGATTGGAGGAACAATTGTCTGCGTCGGCGGAGCCATTTCTGTGGCATCACTAAAAGGCCCTAAAATATTGAACACAGAATTTGTTCCACTAAATTCTTCATTTGGTATTGGAGGTGATACATGGTTGATAGGTTGTCTACTGCTCTTTATGAGCAATTTTTGCTGGTCAGTATGGCTAATTGTGCAG GTCAAGGTAACAGCAAACTGTCCTGATCACTTAGTTGCAACATTTTGGATTTGTTTCATGGGATTATTGCAAATGGCAGTCCTTTCATTATTCATAGAACCTGATATTCAAGCATACAAACTGCATTCCAATATAGAGTATATTTGCTGCCTCTTCGCG GGAATGGCATCAGTTGTGTCTGTGTTTGGTCAATCATGGTGCATTTCACAAAGAGGTCCactcttttgtgcaatgtttaaCCCTCTATCCACTGTCATTGTCGCAATCTTGGCTGCTATATTCCTacatgaccaaatatatattggAAG TTTGGCAGGTGCTATTGCTGTGATTACGGGTTTATACGTCGTGTTATGGGGTAAAGCAGAAGACATTAAGGTAATCAAACAAGAGAAGGCCGACCCAGAAATACAAAATGATCAGAGGAGTACCAGTCAAGGTCCAAGTTATGAGCCTCCAGAGAGAAATGTTGTTGAGGATTTGAAGGAACCACTCATTACTCATATCAGATAG
- the LOC119993265 gene encoding tetraspanin-8-like, with protein MFRLSNTLLGILNVVTFVLSIPIIWAGVWLKHRGDTVCERFLDTPVIVLGVFIMVVSIAGLVGAWCKNSCLLWIYLVVMFLLIIVLFCFTIFAFVVTNKGAGEALSGRGYKEYRLGDYSNWLQKRVLSTKNWNKIKSCLHDSKVCSKFNDTFINDKVEEFYLEHLSAIQSGCCKPSNDCGFTYVNPTTWTKTNTNSTNSDCNAWENNPDVLCYSCNSCKAGLLDTLKRDWKKVAVINIVFLIFLIIVYSVGCCAFRNNRRDNNYHPGWGKA; from the exons ATGTTTCGTCTAAGCAACACCTTGCTCGGAATCCTCAACGTCGTGACCTTCGTCCTCTCGATTCCGATCATATGGGCCGGAGTGTGGTTGAAACACAGAGGAGACACCGTCTGCGAGCGCTTCCTTGATACACCTGTGATTGTGCTCGGTGTCTTCATTATGGTGGTCTCCATCGCTGGTCTAGTCGGCGCTTGGTGCAAGAACTCCTGTCTCCTCTGGATCTACCTTGTGGTTATGTTTTTGCTCATTATTGTGCTCTTCTGCTTCACCATATTTGCTTTCGTTGTCACTAACAAAGGCGCTGGTGAGGCCCTCTCTGGAAGGGGCTACAAGGAGTACCGCCTCGGGGACTACTCGAATTGGCTGCAGAAGAGAGTCCTGAGCACCAAGAATTGGAACAAAATCAAGAGTTGCTTGCACGATAGCAAAGTCTGCTCCAAGTTTAATGATACCTTTATCAATGATAAGGTCGAGGAGTTCTATCTAGAGCACTTATCTGCTATTCAG TCTGGTTGCTGTAAGCCATCAAATGATTGTGGCTTTACCTATGTCAACCCAACTACTTGGACCAAGACAAACACAAATTCCACAAACTCTGACTGCAATGCTTGGGAGAATAATCCAGATGTTTTATGCTACAGCTGCAATTCATGCAAGGCTGGACTCCTAGATACCCTCAAGAGAGACTGGAAGAAGGTTGCTGTTATCAACATCGTATTTCTTATCTTCCTCATCATCGTATACTCGGTCGGATGCTGTGCATTTAGAAACAACAGAAGGGACAATAACTATCACCCTGGATGGGGAAAAGCTTGA